The DNA segment ACCATGCGGCGGAAACGAACGGGGCGAGTCTTACGGACGAGATGCGCCGCGAGGTCGCAGACCTGCTGCTCGTGATGGGGCGCCAGCCGGTGCACGGCCCGGGCCTCGCCGTCACGCTGTCGGCGTCGCCGAAACGGGCGGTGACGCCTCAGGCGCTCGACGTGTCGGCCGTCGTCAACGAGTTATGGGCCGCCGGCGCCGAGGCCGTCGCGGTGAACGGAGTTCGCATCCTGGCGGTCGAGGGCTTTTCGGACGACCCGGCGGGGGTGCGAGTTCGCAACAGGGTGCTGCACGACCCGTTCAAGATCGTCGCCATCGGCGATCCGGCCACACTGGAGGGAGCCCTGCTCGTGCCCGGCGGGATCGTGGACGGGCTCGAGGGGGTCGGGCTCACCGTACGGCTGGGCCGGTCCGCCGATCTCGGCGTGCCCGTCTCACAGCGGCCGCTCCACTACCGCTACGCGCGTCCCGCCGGTCCGCCTTAGCAAAAAACGATCGGCGGCCGCCGCCGAGTGCGAGTGCACGCTCGCCCTTGGCTGTCGCAGCCGCCGATATCCCCGTCCTAGAGACAAGCCCACCCTTGGGCCGGGCCGCATCTACTCTTGAACCGCGTCCGAGCCTTGCGGGCCGCTCTCATCGAGACGGGAGCAAACCATAGCATGGGCGGATGCCGCTGTCAAGTTGCGTTAGATCAAGTGTAATAGCTCAATGATTCTGTCACCCCTGAACGGGTCAGTGAATCTGTCACCCTGTGAGCAGGAGAGGGTTGGCGTCACGCGGTGCTGAACGACCACACCCCGGGGAACGCTGTGGCCTACTCCGGAGACCGACTCGACACCCTGCACCGCGCGTATCGCATCGCTGTCCGTGATCTGCGGGCCTGCTACAACCCGGACGGAATCGTCGCGGGCCGCCTCAAGTTCAACGCCTACTGGGCGCGTGACGGCCTCTGGGCCGTGTTCGGCGCGCTGGCCCTCGGTGACGCCGCACAGGCGCGCGCCGAGCTCGACATGTTTGCCGGATTCCAATCCCCCTCCGGCAGCCTGCCGGTCCGCGTCGAATTTGTGGGCCATCATCTGACTGGATACAATACGCTGCGCAATCGTCCCAAGGTCGTCGGCCGGGCCG comes from the bacterium genome and includes:
- a CDS encoding DUF881 domain-containing protein — its product is MPVKPLVAARGAARRDGGYDVVRGQSQYGVALLLLLVGFLFVFQVRANQALRAGAALPSRRLEDLSVLLRRQQEVDRGLRDELAALRQKLDDYHAAETNGASLTDEMRREVADLLLVMGRQPVHGPGLAVTLSASPKRAVTPQALDVSAVVNELWAAGAEAVAVNGVRILAVEGFSDDPAGVRVRNRVLHDPFKIVAIGDPATLEGALLVPGGIVDGLEGVGLTVRLGRSADLGVPVSQRPLHYRYARPAGPP